The following are encoded together in the Tripterygium wilfordii isolate XIE 37 chromosome 3, ASM1340144v1, whole genome shotgun sequence genome:
- the LOC119992709 gene encoding uncharacterized protein LOC119992709 isoform X4, protein MFAKRLIEKAVNHRHSHQHKVRHGNLKLGDLDFRVAIHNGIPSTASILAFDPIQRLLAIGTLDGRIKVIGGDGIEGLLISPKQLAFKNLEFLQNQGFLVSISNDNDLQVWNLESRCLACSLQWESNITAFSVISGSHYMYIGDEYGFLSVLKYDAEEGKVLQLPFHMSPNALSKAAEFTLPDAMPIVGLLLQPCSSGNRVLIAYENGLIILLDVSEAHVLFVGGGKDLELKDGLHASLPENMSDQHIQEKEISALCWASSNGSILAVGYVDGDILLWNTSSAVSTSSQQTEFSSRNIVKIQLSSAERRLPVIVLHWSLKDKSHSGCDGELFIYGGDEIGSEEVLTILTLEWSSGMESVRCSGRVDIALTGFFADMILLPRAGATGGSKKVDLFVLTNPGELQLYDDDSLSASLSRQERKASVSAMRFPVVVPTVDPTLTFAKLIALPISGNSSKILSEIASATKVGSTKTPAGCAKWPLTGGVPSQLSFTKESGVERLFIAGYKDGSVRIWDATYPVLSLICIFDGEAITVADSSAPVSNLDLCFPTLSLAVGDECGVVRVYNLSSNSDQTNMFLVTETKREAVKSLTQGKGPHCTAVFSLVNSPVRVLQFANSGAKVAAGFESGHVAVLHTPSSSVLFCTDCVAGSPVVSMTWKDYTSTDSIAKSPKSSETKTVVNPTDEIIFMLTKDAKVNIIDSTNGSMINPDAWHLKKESIAISMYVIGDVAGFPNEYPQGESSMDMTAKEESMPDMPSTGSNSHENEHGFSFDTAHAGERLLESLVLLCCEDSLRLYSTKDLIQGNNKPIHKTKHKKPCCWASIIKKAEKVCGLVLLFQTGVVEIRSIPDLELVQESSLMSILRWSFKASMDKMMSSDNNGQITLVNGHELVFLSLLSGETAFRNPESFPCLHDKVLAAAADAAFSFSSSNQKKKQGTGPGIMGGIIRGIKGGKNSYGSDDIATAKSNFTHLEDIFLNSPFSESSPAAINDQDPVELNIDDIEIDEPSTSAPFQRKKETERQKLLGASDDVEPRMRTPEEIIAQYRKTGDASSAAANARNKLVERQEKLERISRQTEELRSGAEDFASMANELVKVMEARNAKKWWHI, encoded by the exons TTTCTGCAAAACCAGGGCTTTTTAGTCAGCATTTCAAATGACAATGACCTTCAG GTTTGGAATCTGGAGAGCAGATGCCTAGCATGTTCTTTACAATGGGAATCCAATATAACTGCTTTCTCTGTCATTAGTGGCTCTCACTACAT GTATATTGGTGATGAATACGGTTTTCTGTCCGTCTTAAAGTATGATGCAGAAGAGGGAAAAGTATTGCAATTGCCATTTCACATGTCTCCAAATGCTTTAAGCA AAGCCGCTGAGTTTACATTACCTGATGCCATGCCCATTGTTGGACTTCTTCTCCAACCTTGCTCTTCTGGGAATAG AGTGCTAATTGCATATGAAAATGGGTTGATAATTCTTTTGGATGTTTCTGAAGCTCATGTTCTATTTGTTGGAGGTGGTAAGGATCTTGAATTGAAGGATGGACTGCATGCTAGTCTTCCTGAAAATATGTCTGATCAACatatacaagagaaagaaattaGCGCTCTTTGCTGGGCATCCTCCAATGGGTCCATTCTTGCGGTGGGATATGTAGATGGAGATATTTTGCTTTGGAACACTTCAAGTGCTGTCTCTACCAGTAGTCAGCAAACTGAATTTTCCAGCAGAAATATCGTTAAGATACAATTATCATCTGCTGAAAGGAGACTCCCAGTGATTGTCCTACACTGGTCCTTAAAAGATAAATCACATAGTGGTTGTGATGGTGAGCTGTTTATCTATGGTGGTGACGAAATAGGGTCTGAAGAAGTTTTAACT ATATTGACTCTTGAGTGGTCATCTGGAATGGAAAGTGTGAGATGCTCTGGCAGGGTGGACATTGCACTCACCGGTTTTTTTGCTGACATGATTTTATTACCAAGGGCTGGGGCAACAGGGGGCAGTAAAAAAGTTGATCTTTTTGTACTGACAAACCCTGGAGAACTGCAGCTGTATGATGATGATAGCCTGTCTGCCTCATTGTCTCGACAAGAGAGAAAGGCATCTGTCTCTGCTATGAGATTTCCTGTAGTAGTACCTACAGTTGATCCGACCTTGACCTTTGCTAAGCTCATAGCATTGCCTATCAGTGGGAACTCATCAAAAATTCTGTCAGAG ATCGCCTCAGCCACGAAAGTTGGCTCCACAAAAACTCCAGCTGGTTGTGCAAAGTGGCCTTTGACTGGGGGTGTACCCAGTCAATTGTCTTTTACAAAAGAGAGTGGTGTTGAGAGGCTGTTTATAGCAGGTTACAAAGATGGCTCTGTACGAATATGGGATGCCACGTATCCTGTCTTATCGCTTATTTGCATTTTTGATGGCGAG GCAATAACAGTTGCTGATTCAAGTGCTCCAGTGTCAAATTTGGACCTCTGTTTCCCCACTTTAAGTTTGGCTGTGGGCGATGAATGTGGTGTG GTTCGTGTCTATAACTTGAGTAGCAATTCAGATCAGACAAACATGTTCCTTGTAACGGAAACTAAACGTGAAG CAGTTAAGAGTTTAACTCAAGGGAAAGGACCTCATTGTACAGCTGTTTTCTCTCTCGTTAATTCCCCTGTTCGAGTGCTACAGTTTGCGAATTCAGGAGCAAAAGTTGCTGCTGGTTTTGAGTCTGGCCAT GTTGCCGTGCTTCACACACCTTCATCATCAGTTTTGTTCTGTACAGATTGTGTAGCTGGATCTCCAGTTGTATCAATGACTTGGAAAGATTATACAAGTACCGATAGCATTGCTAAAAGTCCCAAAAGTTCAGAAACAAAAACGGTGGTCAACCCTACGGATGAAATAATATTCATGCTAACAAAGGATGCAAAGGTTAACATCATTGATAGCACTAATGGCAGCATGATCAACCCTGATGCATGGCACTTAAAGAAGGAATCAATTGCAATTTCCATGTATGTTATAG GGGATGTTGCTGGATTCCCCAATGAATATCCTCAAGGGGAGTCTAGCATGGATATGACTGCGAAGGAAGAGTCTATGCCTGACATGCCTTCGACTGGGAGCAATTCACATGAGAATGAACATGGCTTTTCTTTTGATACTGCACATGCAGGGGAAAGATTATTGGAGTCACTTGTTTTGCTCTGTTGTGAGGATTCACTACGATTATACTCAACCAAGGATCTGATTCAG GGAAACAATAAGCCGATTCACAAAACGAAGCACAAGAAACCTTGTTGTTGGGCTTCAATTATTAAGAAAGCTGAAAAGGTTTGTGGACTGGTATTGCTGTTTCAGACTGGAGTTGTCGAAATCAG GTCAATTCCAGATTTAGAACTGGTGCAAGAAAGCTCCTTAATGTCCATTCTAAGGTGGAGTTTTAAGGCAAGCATGGACAAGATGATGAGTTCTGATAACAATGGACAGATTACACTG GTAAATGGACATGAACTGGTATTTCTCTCTCTGTTATCTGGTGAAACTGCTTTCAG GAATCCGGAGTCATTTCCTTGTCTTCATGATAAGGTTCTTGCAGCTGCAGCAGATGCTGCCTTTAGTTTCTCTTCTTCAAATCAGAAAAAGAAGCAG GGCACCGGACCTGGGATAATGGGGGGAATTATCAGAGGTATTAAAGGTGGAAAAAATTCCTATGGATCGGATGATATTGCTACTGCCAAATCCAATTTTACACATTTGGAGGACATCTTTTTGAATTCACCATTCTCAGAGTCATCTCCAGCTGCTATAAATGATCAGGATCCTGTGGAGCTTAATATAG ACGATATTGAAATAGATGAACCTTCAACATCAGCCCCTTTTCAACGCAAAAAGGAAACCGAAAGGCAAAAGTTATTAGGTGCAAGTGATGATGTAGAACCTAGAATGAGGACACCTGAAGAAATTATTGCTCAGTATAGAAAAACTGGG GATGCCTCATCAGCGGCTGCAAATGCAAGAAACAAGCTTGTTGAGAGGCAAGAAAAATTGGAG AGAATCAGCAGGCAGACTGAAGAGCTGCGAAGTGGAGCTGAAGACTTTGCATCAATGGCAAATGAGCTAGTCAAGGTAATGGAAGCTCGAAATGCTAAGAAATGGTGGCACATTTGA
- the LOC119992709 gene encoding uncharacterized protein LOC119992709 isoform X2, giving the protein MLICCQLHKVRHGNLKLGDLDFRVAIHNGIPSTASILAFDPIQRLLAIGTLDGRIKVIGGDGIEGLLISPKQLAFKNLEFLQNQGFLVSISNDNDLQVWNLESRCLACSLQWESNITAFSVISGSHYMYIGDEYGFLSVLKYDAEEGKVLQLPFHMSPNALSKAAEFTLPDAMPIVGLLLQPCSSGNRVLIAYENGLIILLDVSEAHVLFVGGGKDLELKDGLHASLPENMSDQHIQEKEISALCWASSNGSILAVGYVDGDILLWNTSSAVSTSSQQTEFSSRNIVKIQLSSAERRLPVIVLHWSLKDKSHSGCDGELFIYGGDEIGSEEVLTILTLEWSSGMESVRCSGRVDIALTGFFADMILLPRAGATGGSKKVDLFVLTNPGELQLYDDDSLSASLSRQERKASVSAMRFPVVVPTVDPTLTFAKLIALPISGNSSKILSEIASATKVGSTKTPAGCAKWPLTGGVPSQLSFTKESGVERLFIAGYKDGSVRIWDATYPVLSLICIFDGEAITVADSSAPVSNLDLCFPTLSLAVGDECGVVRVYNLSSNSDQTNMFLVTETKREAVKSLTQGKGPHCTAVFSLVNSPVRVLQFANSGAKVAAGFESGHVAVLHTPSSSVLFCTDCVAGSPVVSMTWKDYTSTDSIAKSPKSSETKTVVNPTDEIIFMLTKDAKVNIIDSTNGSMINPDAWHLKKESIAISMYVIGDVAGFPNEYPQGESSMDMTAKEESMPDMPSTGSNSHENEHGFSFDTAHAGERLLESLVLLCCEDSLRLYSTKDLIQGNNKPIHKTKHKKPCCWASIIKKAEKVCGLVLLFQTGVVEIRSIPDLELVQESSLMSILRWSFKASMDKMMSSDNNGQITLVNGHELVFLSLLSGETAFRNPESFPCLHDKVLAAAADAAFSFSSSNQKKKQGTGPGIMGGIIRGIKGGKNSYGSDDIATAKSNFTHLEDIFLNSPFSESSPAAINDQDPVELNIDDIEIDEPSTSAPFQRKKETERQKLLGASDDVEPRMRTPEEIIAQYRKTGDASSAAANARNKLVERQEKLERISRQTEELRSGAEDFASMANELVKVMEARNAKKWWHI; this is encoded by the exons TTTCTGCAAAACCAGGGCTTTTTAGTCAGCATTTCAAATGACAATGACCTTCAG GTTTGGAATCTGGAGAGCAGATGCCTAGCATGTTCTTTACAATGGGAATCCAATATAACTGCTTTCTCTGTCATTAGTGGCTCTCACTACAT GTATATTGGTGATGAATACGGTTTTCTGTCCGTCTTAAAGTATGATGCAGAAGAGGGAAAAGTATTGCAATTGCCATTTCACATGTCTCCAAATGCTTTAAGCA AAGCCGCTGAGTTTACATTACCTGATGCCATGCCCATTGTTGGACTTCTTCTCCAACCTTGCTCTTCTGGGAATAG AGTGCTAATTGCATATGAAAATGGGTTGATAATTCTTTTGGATGTTTCTGAAGCTCATGTTCTATTTGTTGGAGGTGGTAAGGATCTTGAATTGAAGGATGGACTGCATGCTAGTCTTCCTGAAAATATGTCTGATCAACatatacaagagaaagaaattaGCGCTCTTTGCTGGGCATCCTCCAATGGGTCCATTCTTGCGGTGGGATATGTAGATGGAGATATTTTGCTTTGGAACACTTCAAGTGCTGTCTCTACCAGTAGTCAGCAAACTGAATTTTCCAGCAGAAATATCGTTAAGATACAATTATCATCTGCTGAAAGGAGACTCCCAGTGATTGTCCTACACTGGTCCTTAAAAGATAAATCACATAGTGGTTGTGATGGTGAGCTGTTTATCTATGGTGGTGACGAAATAGGGTCTGAAGAAGTTTTAACT ATATTGACTCTTGAGTGGTCATCTGGAATGGAAAGTGTGAGATGCTCTGGCAGGGTGGACATTGCACTCACCGGTTTTTTTGCTGACATGATTTTATTACCAAGGGCTGGGGCAACAGGGGGCAGTAAAAAAGTTGATCTTTTTGTACTGACAAACCCTGGAGAACTGCAGCTGTATGATGATGATAGCCTGTCTGCCTCATTGTCTCGACAAGAGAGAAAGGCATCTGTCTCTGCTATGAGATTTCCTGTAGTAGTACCTACAGTTGATCCGACCTTGACCTTTGCTAAGCTCATAGCATTGCCTATCAGTGGGAACTCATCAAAAATTCTGTCAGAG ATCGCCTCAGCCACGAAAGTTGGCTCCACAAAAACTCCAGCTGGTTGTGCAAAGTGGCCTTTGACTGGGGGTGTACCCAGTCAATTGTCTTTTACAAAAGAGAGTGGTGTTGAGAGGCTGTTTATAGCAGGTTACAAAGATGGCTCTGTACGAATATGGGATGCCACGTATCCTGTCTTATCGCTTATTTGCATTTTTGATGGCGAG GCAATAACAGTTGCTGATTCAAGTGCTCCAGTGTCAAATTTGGACCTCTGTTTCCCCACTTTAAGTTTGGCTGTGGGCGATGAATGTGGTGTG GTTCGTGTCTATAACTTGAGTAGCAATTCAGATCAGACAAACATGTTCCTTGTAACGGAAACTAAACGTGAAG CAGTTAAGAGTTTAACTCAAGGGAAAGGACCTCATTGTACAGCTGTTTTCTCTCTCGTTAATTCCCCTGTTCGAGTGCTACAGTTTGCGAATTCAGGAGCAAAAGTTGCTGCTGGTTTTGAGTCTGGCCAT GTTGCCGTGCTTCACACACCTTCATCATCAGTTTTGTTCTGTACAGATTGTGTAGCTGGATCTCCAGTTGTATCAATGACTTGGAAAGATTATACAAGTACCGATAGCATTGCTAAAAGTCCCAAAAGTTCAGAAACAAAAACGGTGGTCAACCCTACGGATGAAATAATATTCATGCTAACAAAGGATGCAAAGGTTAACATCATTGATAGCACTAATGGCAGCATGATCAACCCTGATGCATGGCACTTAAAGAAGGAATCAATTGCAATTTCCATGTATGTTATAG GGGATGTTGCTGGATTCCCCAATGAATATCCTCAAGGGGAGTCTAGCATGGATATGACTGCGAAGGAAGAGTCTATGCCTGACATGCCTTCGACTGGGAGCAATTCACATGAGAATGAACATGGCTTTTCTTTTGATACTGCACATGCAGGGGAAAGATTATTGGAGTCACTTGTTTTGCTCTGTTGTGAGGATTCACTACGATTATACTCAACCAAGGATCTGATTCAG GGAAACAATAAGCCGATTCACAAAACGAAGCACAAGAAACCTTGTTGTTGGGCTTCAATTATTAAGAAAGCTGAAAAGGTTTGTGGACTGGTATTGCTGTTTCAGACTGGAGTTGTCGAAATCAG GTCAATTCCAGATTTAGAACTGGTGCAAGAAAGCTCCTTAATGTCCATTCTAAGGTGGAGTTTTAAGGCAAGCATGGACAAGATGATGAGTTCTGATAACAATGGACAGATTACACTG GTAAATGGACATGAACTGGTATTTCTCTCTCTGTTATCTGGTGAAACTGCTTTCAG GAATCCGGAGTCATTTCCTTGTCTTCATGATAAGGTTCTTGCAGCTGCAGCAGATGCTGCCTTTAGTTTCTCTTCTTCAAATCAGAAAAAGAAGCAG GGCACCGGACCTGGGATAATGGGGGGAATTATCAGAGGTATTAAAGGTGGAAAAAATTCCTATGGATCGGATGATATTGCTACTGCCAAATCCAATTTTACACATTTGGAGGACATCTTTTTGAATTCACCATTCTCAGAGTCATCTCCAGCTGCTATAAATGATCAGGATCCTGTGGAGCTTAATATAG ACGATATTGAAATAGATGAACCTTCAACATCAGCCCCTTTTCAACGCAAAAAGGAAACCGAAAGGCAAAAGTTATTAGGTGCAAGTGATGATGTAGAACCTAGAATGAGGACACCTGAAGAAATTATTGCTCAGTATAGAAAAACTGGG GATGCCTCATCAGCGGCTGCAAATGCAAGAAACAAGCTTGTTGAGAGGCAAGAAAAATTGGAG AGAATCAGCAGGCAGACTGAAGAGCTGCGAAGTGGAGCTGAAGACTTTGCATCAATGGCAAATGAGCTAGTCAAGGTAATGGAAGCTCGAAATGCTAAGAAATGGTGGCACATTTGA
- the LOC119992709 gene encoding uncharacterized protein LOC119992709 isoform X1 codes for MFAKRLIEKAVNHRHSHQHKVRHGNLKLGDLDFRVAIHNGIPSTASILAFDPIQRLLAIGTLDGRIKVIGGDGIEGLLISPKQLAFKNLEFLQNQGFLVSISNDNDLQVWNLESRCLACSLQWESNITAFSVISGSHYMYIGDEYGFLSVLKYDAEEGKVLQLPFHMSPNALSKAAEFTLPDAMPIVGLLLQPCSSGNRVLIAYENGLIILLDVSEAHVLFVGGGKDLELKDGLHASLPENMSDQHIQEKEISALCWASSNGSILAVGYVDGDILLWNTSSAVSTSSQQTEFSSRNIVKIQLSSAERRLPVIVLHWSLKDKSHSGCDGELFIYGGDEIGSEEVLTILTLEWSSGMESVRCSGRVDIALTGFFADMILLPRAGATGGSKKVDLFVLTNPGELQLYDDDSLSASLSRQERKASVSAMRFPVVVPTVDPTLTFAKLIALPISGNSSKILSEIASATKVGSTKTPAGCAKWPLTGGVPSQLSFTKESGVERLFIAGYKDGSVRIWDATYPVLSLICIFDGEAITVADSSAPVSNLDLCFPTLSLAVGDECGVVRVYNLSSNSDQTNMFLVTETKREVKSLTQGKGPHCTAVFSLVNSPVRVLQFANSGAKVAAGFESGHVAVLHTPSSSVLFCTDCVAGSPVVSMTWKDYTSTDSIAKSPKSSETKTVVNPTDEIIFMLTKDAKVNIIDSTNGSMINPDAWHLKKESIAISMYVIGDVAGFPNEYPQGESSMDMTAKEESMPDMPSTGSNSHENEHGFSFDTAHAGERLLESLVLLCCEDSLRLYSTKDLIQGNNKPIHKTKHKKPCCWASIIKKAEKVCGLVLLFQTGVVEIRSIPDLELVQESSLMSILRWSFKASMDKMMSSDNNGQITLVNGHELVFLSLLSGETAFRNPESFPCLHDKVLAAAADAAFSFSSSNQKKKQGTGPGIMGGIIRGIKGGKNSYGSDDIATAKSNFTHLEDIFLNSPFSESSPAAINDQDPVELNIDDIEIDEPSTSAPFQRKKETERQKLLGASDDVEPRMRTPEEIIAQYRKTGDASSAAANARNKLVERQEKLERISRQTEELRSGAEDFASMANELVKVMEARNAKKWWHI; via the exons TTTCTGCAAAACCAGGGCTTTTTAGTCAGCATTTCAAATGACAATGACCTTCAG GTTTGGAATCTGGAGAGCAGATGCCTAGCATGTTCTTTACAATGGGAATCCAATATAACTGCTTTCTCTGTCATTAGTGGCTCTCACTACAT GTATATTGGTGATGAATACGGTTTTCTGTCCGTCTTAAAGTATGATGCAGAAGAGGGAAAAGTATTGCAATTGCCATTTCACATGTCTCCAAATGCTTTAAGCA AAGCCGCTGAGTTTACATTACCTGATGCCATGCCCATTGTTGGACTTCTTCTCCAACCTTGCTCTTCTGGGAATAG AGTGCTAATTGCATATGAAAATGGGTTGATAATTCTTTTGGATGTTTCTGAAGCTCATGTTCTATTTGTTGGAGGTGGTAAGGATCTTGAATTGAAGGATGGACTGCATGCTAGTCTTCCTGAAAATATGTCTGATCAACatatacaagagaaagaaattaGCGCTCTTTGCTGGGCATCCTCCAATGGGTCCATTCTTGCGGTGGGATATGTAGATGGAGATATTTTGCTTTGGAACACTTCAAGTGCTGTCTCTACCAGTAGTCAGCAAACTGAATTTTCCAGCAGAAATATCGTTAAGATACAATTATCATCTGCTGAAAGGAGACTCCCAGTGATTGTCCTACACTGGTCCTTAAAAGATAAATCACATAGTGGTTGTGATGGTGAGCTGTTTATCTATGGTGGTGACGAAATAGGGTCTGAAGAAGTTTTAACT ATATTGACTCTTGAGTGGTCATCTGGAATGGAAAGTGTGAGATGCTCTGGCAGGGTGGACATTGCACTCACCGGTTTTTTTGCTGACATGATTTTATTACCAAGGGCTGGGGCAACAGGGGGCAGTAAAAAAGTTGATCTTTTTGTACTGACAAACCCTGGAGAACTGCAGCTGTATGATGATGATAGCCTGTCTGCCTCATTGTCTCGACAAGAGAGAAAGGCATCTGTCTCTGCTATGAGATTTCCTGTAGTAGTACCTACAGTTGATCCGACCTTGACCTTTGCTAAGCTCATAGCATTGCCTATCAGTGGGAACTCATCAAAAATTCTGTCAGAG ATCGCCTCAGCCACGAAAGTTGGCTCCACAAAAACTCCAGCTGGTTGTGCAAAGTGGCCTTTGACTGGGGGTGTACCCAGTCAATTGTCTTTTACAAAAGAGAGTGGTGTTGAGAGGCTGTTTATAGCAGGTTACAAAGATGGCTCTGTACGAATATGGGATGCCACGTATCCTGTCTTATCGCTTATTTGCATTTTTGATGGCGAG GCAATAACAGTTGCTGATTCAAGTGCTCCAGTGTCAAATTTGGACCTCTGTTTCCCCACTTTAAGTTTGGCTGTGGGCGATGAATGTGGTGTG GTTCGTGTCTATAACTTGAGTAGCAATTCAGATCAGACAAACATGTTCCTTGTAACGGAAACTAAACGTGAAG TTAAGAGTTTAACTCAAGGGAAAGGACCTCATTGTACAGCTGTTTTCTCTCTCGTTAATTCCCCTGTTCGAGTGCTACAGTTTGCGAATTCAGGAGCAAAAGTTGCTGCTGGTTTTGAGTCTGGCCAT GTTGCCGTGCTTCACACACCTTCATCATCAGTTTTGTTCTGTACAGATTGTGTAGCTGGATCTCCAGTTGTATCAATGACTTGGAAAGATTATACAAGTACCGATAGCATTGCTAAAAGTCCCAAAAGTTCAGAAACAAAAACGGTGGTCAACCCTACGGATGAAATAATATTCATGCTAACAAAGGATGCAAAGGTTAACATCATTGATAGCACTAATGGCAGCATGATCAACCCTGATGCATGGCACTTAAAGAAGGAATCAATTGCAATTTCCATGTATGTTATAG GGGATGTTGCTGGATTCCCCAATGAATATCCTCAAGGGGAGTCTAGCATGGATATGACTGCGAAGGAAGAGTCTATGCCTGACATGCCTTCGACTGGGAGCAATTCACATGAGAATGAACATGGCTTTTCTTTTGATACTGCACATGCAGGGGAAAGATTATTGGAGTCACTTGTTTTGCTCTGTTGTGAGGATTCACTACGATTATACTCAACCAAGGATCTGATTCAG GGAAACAATAAGCCGATTCACAAAACGAAGCACAAGAAACCTTGTTGTTGGGCTTCAATTATTAAGAAAGCTGAAAAGGTTTGTGGACTGGTATTGCTGTTTCAGACTGGAGTTGTCGAAATCAG GTCAATTCCAGATTTAGAACTGGTGCAAGAAAGCTCCTTAATGTCCATTCTAAGGTGGAGTTTTAAGGCAAGCATGGACAAGATGATGAGTTCTGATAACAATGGACAGATTACACTG GTAAATGGACATGAACTGGTATTTCTCTCTCTGTTATCTGGTGAAACTGCTTTCAG GAATCCGGAGTCATTTCCTTGTCTTCATGATAAGGTTCTTGCAGCTGCAGCAGATGCTGCCTTTAGTTTCTCTTCTTCAAATCAGAAAAAGAAGCAG GGCACCGGACCTGGGATAATGGGGGGAATTATCAGAGGTATTAAAGGTGGAAAAAATTCCTATGGATCGGATGATATTGCTACTGCCAAATCCAATTTTACACATTTGGAGGACATCTTTTTGAATTCACCATTCTCAGAGTCATCTCCAGCTGCTATAAATGATCAGGATCCTGTGGAGCTTAATATAG ACGATATTGAAATAGATGAACCTTCAACATCAGCCCCTTTTCAACGCAAAAAGGAAACCGAAAGGCAAAAGTTATTAGGTGCAAGTGATGATGTAGAACCTAGAATGAGGACACCTGAAGAAATTATTGCTCAGTATAGAAAAACTGGG GATGCCTCATCAGCGGCTGCAAATGCAAGAAACAAGCTTGTTGAGAGGCAAGAAAAATTGGAG AGAATCAGCAGGCAGACTGAAGAGCTGCGAAGTGGAGCTGAAGACTTTGCATCAATGGCAAATGAGCTAGTCAAGGTAATGGAAGCTCGAAATGCTAAGAAATGGTGGCACATTTGA